The Pecten maximus chromosome 10, xPecMax1.1, whole genome shotgun sequence region CCAGCACTAAACCATATTCTACTTGACATGTACCAAGCCTTCTGTTATTAACTTGGCTATCATTGACTGCATGCTTTATGTTATAGTCGGAGGCTGTTTTAATGCGACTTATGTAACAAAATtacacaatatgtatatgtacgtcataatatttcttgttttaaaatatttacattattttctatagttaaaacttgtttttaaatatttctacaTTAATCCATATCATAAACTCCTATGTATTACAAGCGACAAACATTGCAATTATCTATGAAGATTAGAAAATGAAGGGATGTGGAACATATTATAAACGTAAGTAAAGGTTGATGAATGTCTACACAAGTTATATTAAACATATCTGAAGCCTTTGTGAGTTTGAAGCatcattttagatttttatacatgtatatccagtAGGGggtgatttgttttattttatcaagtACTGCCATGTATAGCTTTTTTGTTATATGCTTATGAATCCATGTTGCATTAAAACCTCGGAAGTGAAAAAGTGTTGTTTGATCTTGattatttatagtatataatttacaactatcagtacatgtatgcaTCTTTAGGCTCCGAGTTGCAAGTTCGAAActcacgtggggcagttgcctggtactgactgaAGGGCAGTGCTTTTCCTCtgggtacttcggctttcctccacctccaaaacctggcacgttcttaaatgaccctggctgttaataggacgtcaaacaagCTAACCCGAATCCTAGAAACATGTGATCAATACAAACTTGTAGTTTTCACTCAATAGAACAGTTATTCATTACATCTCGGTATAAGTGTTCCTGTTCAGCTCCTGGATCCAAGACTATTAAGTTATTAACTTATTACTATCACTTTTGTTCATCATCCATTCATGATCAAGTGACATTTTCTACTTCTTAAGAGTACTATAGGGTCTAGTTATATACTGCtactccgatagaaaattgtaAACACTGTTGCCCTTCAGTACAAATCAGTGATTAAACACTGACAGCAGTACTTGGACACAAATACCCACATCTTGACTCACGATTAATGTCACCACAAGAAGAGATAATCTGCAGTTTCATCATATATGTAAAATACTACAATAGTTGAAAAAAAATAGGTTAATTTATTgcacaatacaaaaataatttatacaTTCAATTCATGACCATTTTATATGGATCTACTACATGACTATTTAATACCAGATCTATCACTGAGATACAAATgacctacaggtacatgttgtATTTCTCACTGGGAATATTCTGAAGAATATGTGTAACAGAAGAGGAAAAATGAAACAACCAGACtgggactcaaacccaggacctctgaacAATAGACGGAAACTCTACCCATTGGAGCTACCAGCTAGCCATCGAAGTTCAGTCCAGACCAGTTCCCCTACATATGGTTATTGTGAGAGTGACTTTCCATATACTGGTAGGCAAAAATTCATACTTTATACTAAGTTATCAATCATTAATAGTTTAAGAAATCCTACAAACTACATTTTAGTGACATCACACGCAAACCTGCGACAAAGAAGAAACCTACATTCATTTATCCAACAAGACAATAGTTTTTAAATGACGGCAACCCCAGTGATTTGAGGGACCACATCAAAAATTATCTAgttgaacaagcattctgtgagtattaattgctaaaccaatacatgtcccctaccggcgcCCTCAAGTCTaaactttagccaaatttgagtaaaaaagttAAGCAaaaactgaaacatgatcattttatgaaaataaattcattccaaataatgtgtaaattcaactctaTTGGGTTGAATAAACAACGTTTCCTGCCCctaaaagatattcaggtattctttttttcagttttaaccaTACAAAGTAATGCCAAAGACTCTCTATGCAAAGAATCGGCATCCTAATACCATtgttaagtgaatggtgtgccattataaaactttaaccaaaactttaaccggacGGACGCAGGCAAAACCTATAGCCCCCCTGGTAGGGGACTAATCAATTATAAAGgattttatatgtaattataatgtTTACATTGTTAGTTCACATCAGTTATTTAATTTCCACATTGATTAATAAGTTGTTGCAATTTTCCGTTCTTTAGCAGCTGTGTGGTTTCTGAAGCTCCACCAATACAGCTGCCATTCACAAACACTCTAGGCACCTGTAATCAgataaatatatagaaattaaatcaaaatgaacACTTATACTAGGATCAATAAAATTACAAAAGGAGTTGGAGACAACAAATAAATGGATGTAGGATTCTACTTAGAAAAAGGAGTTAGAGACAACAAATAAATGGATGTAGGATTCTAATTAGAAAAAGGAGAAGGAGACAACAGATAAACGGATGTAGGATTCTACTTAGAAAGATGAGTTAAAGACAACAGATGAATGGAGCACCCAACAATGTCAAGAAGCTAATTCTCCACATTTTACTCATTCAATTTAACCTTTGTGCCCTTGAATACAGGTCATCATGGCTCAATTAACATTTAGTCAACATAATCTCTAGATTTTCTGACTGTTACTTACAGTAAATGCACCTGTCATGTGCCCAAGTATATTCTGTATTTTGGCTCCATCTCTTCTGTCATCCAGTTCAATTTTTGTGGCTCCAACATTgagtcttttaaagattttctcAGCATCATCACAGTAAGGGCAGTATGACTTTGAAAAGATGACCACACAGTTGTCCTTCACAGTCTGTTGTATATACTTTGCCTCTGTGGACTCCATGTCTGCAGGGCCTGAGGAACCTGCATTTCCCATCTTATTTAAATTTCCTGTtagttaataaaaaaacaatgtacatggtaAGTTAAAACACTAATGTAAACACCAAAACTCAAGTTCTAATACAGATAGTCAGATATTGTTAGTAAAGTCTAAAACTTGACtttgtgttgacaataattTCCACCACTAAAacagcaccctgctggacacagtagtattcctacatttatatatagtcaCATCTCTGACAGTACCAAGGCCTTTAGTGGTCAAGTCCTAGTGGTCAAGTCCTAATTGTCTAACTGTTTTCAATCAATACTTACAtgaagcagacgcctgtgccTATATGCAGCTTTAAAGGCGATATTAACAATAATACCAGAACCCTTTGGATTAGTTCTACCACTGGAACATGTC contains the following coding sequences:
- the LOC117336115 gene encoding glutaredoxin-2, mitochondrial-like, whose amino-acid sequence is MGNAGSSGPADMESTEAKYIQQTVKDNCVVIFSKSYCPYCDDAEKIFKRLNVGATKIELDDRRDGAKIQNILGHMTGAFTVPRVFVNGSCIGGASETTQLLKNGKLQQLINQCGN